The Caldisericum sp. DNA segment AAGCACATCAAAGCCATCTTTGGAAAGTTCTTCAAGTTTCTCTATATCCATCTGCCTTCCATCTATTGGAGTTGCATCGAATTTATAATCTCCCGTAAAAAACACCCTTCCTTCGTCTGTCTTTACTACAACTCCAAAACTTGCAGGAATACTGTGAGTAACGGTTATGAAGGTAAATTCAAAATTACCAACTTTAATAGTTTCTCTTGGCTTAACAACCTCAAACTTCAAAGCACTCTTTAGTTTTGGTGGAAGATTTTCTTTAACAAGTCCTAAGGTTAAATCAGAACCTAATATAACTGAGGGTTTTACTTCTTCAAGAAGGAACCTTAGCCCACCAATATGGTCAAGGTGTCCGTGTGTAAGCACGATTGCCTTAATCTTATTCTTGTTCTTTAATAAATAACTATAATCTGGGATTATAAAATCAACACCAAACAAATCAGGTGGTGGAAATTTAAATCCAAAATCAATAACAGCAATATCCCCTTTGTACTCAAGCATTGTAGAGTTCTTGCCAATTTCACCAATTCCGCCTAACGGAATAATCTTAAATTCGTTTTTCATCTCTTGACTTCTCCTTAAAAATCATTAAAATATAAAGGCATTGGGGCGTAGCCAAGCGGTAAGGCAACGGACTTTGGATCCGTCATTCGAAGGTTCGAATCCTTCCGCCCCAGCCAGCAAATAATTAAAAAATATCTCTAATATAAGTAATTTCAAATTCATCTCCCACTTTAAGTATATCCAAAATTCCAATTTCGTAATCAACATTTTTATTTCCTAAGTAAAAATTGATAGAATTCACTATATGGCTTATTTTTTCTTTTATTTACCGCTTCAACTCCTCTTCCATATTCAGAGGAAGTCCTTGTTTTCACTTCGACAAAATAGAGTTTTTTACCTTTTCTTGCAATTATATCGATTTCGCCAAAAGGAGTCCTAAAATTTCTTTCAACAATTTTAAAACCGTTGTTTTGCAAATATCTTGCGCCAATATCTTCCCCTTCTTTACCCAAAGAGCGTGACATTCTCAAGACCCCTAACAAATTTTTTTCTGTGGACAGGACTTATCCCAAATTTTTTCAAAGCTTCAAAGTGTTCCTTTGTTCCATATCCTTTATTTTTTTCAAATCCGTATTGAGGGTATGCATTTGCAAGAGCAACCATAATATTGTCCCTGTAAACTTTTGCAATAATAGAAGCGCAACTTATCTCATATATGAGGTTGTCGCCATTCACGATAGCCTTTACTTTAAAGGGGATATCAGGAATAGGTTTGTTACCATCAA contains these protein-coding regions:
- a CDS encoding YraN family protein is translated as MGKEGEDIGARYLQNNGFKIVERNFRTPFGEIDIIARKGKKLYFVEVKTRTSSEYGRGVEAVNKRKNKPYSEFYQFLLRK